TTCTTAACCTTCACAATGCCGATCAACACCTTCAACCCGAAAAACGCACAAAGGACGTATGCAATCGTAGCAGGCACCTGCAGACCAAAATTTTGTGTCTATCAAAAGATGTACAGCTTAAAACTGGAAGATTCGCAGCCGGTGGTGTTGAACAATATCAACTAACAGTAGCAGATATTGTCCCAGGCAGCATTAAATCTTCCATTGATAGGTAAATCTGATGACTTACATGGATGGAGTTCACATACAAAATTGTAGCCAAGTTTATCAGACTTCCAGCAGCAACAATCTGTCGGTTTACTCATAATGTTTAGCGAAATCGAGGAATACAAGGTCAAAAAAATATGTTACATTTTTGTATGCACAAACTTACATTCCCAATTGTCTCTTGAACAGTTGCAACGCGTTGGAAAGCTCTCTCAGATTCCAAAGCTCGTACGCGAAGCTTTAAATCGCCTTGCTCCTAACAAAGATGGATGATAAAAAATGATCagaaaaataattcatgcttTGTTAAATCTACAGATCAAGGAAGACTACCAATCGTTGTATAACTTCAGCCAGCTTTTCAACCCTATTAGCCTGCCTAAATAGATTGTAAAATGCACGAGCTTGTCGATCCCATCTTTTCCTGAAGTCCTGGGAACAGGCAAGATCGGATTTTTAGcaagtttttcatttttgagtCCTTGATTTATATAATGCCAAAAGAGCCTCTGCGCAAACTTGCCTTTATAATAACTTCAATGCCCGCTTCACGGAACTTTAACAATTCCAGAGCATAGCTGTGTAGAAAAACAAGTATACATTAGTCAAAATAAAGATAATCTAAGCTTATGGTTattgatacttttgtttaatttcAGAAATCTCAAAATGCTTACGGTTTAGCAATCTCAGTGATGTCAAATCGAGGATCGAGTCCCTTCCCAATACCATCCAACACTATACAGATAAATGAACTTTAGTATCAAACAGCACTAAAATATGTCAGTAATGTACTATGAAGTACGAACTACCGTGAATTACCCGAAAAGGATCTAACAACAAAGGTAAAAGTGGCAGGAAAGCGGAAAGGTTGATCTGCTGCAATAGCCAACAAATCTTCACCTGTTAAAGCACAAACCATCAGATTTCATTTCCCTAATCAGCAAAAGTAGATAACTTCACATAGAATAATTAACCTGACTCATTAATGTATTACCAATTGTTTAACAAATTAATCCACAGTAACAACTTACCAATTGCAGCGAGACGTTGTTTCTTTTTCTCGATCTTTTCCTCTTTGGTCAATGGCTTCTTGAATCCAAGTTCCACCGTTGccgtttctctctcttttctttgtGCTGCAAGGCGCTCCTCGAAGCTACAGTATTTCAATTTCACCTTAGTGTGTAGTTTTTTATTAGCATACTCTGGCCAAAGAAAGCGTTAGCTAGCCACAAATGAAAACCTGTTGAGGAAGAACTTTGCAGTTCGTCTAACAGCCGTTAAATCTCCAGTTGGTACCAGAACACCCATTTGAAACATTGCTTGAAGAACCTGCATTAAATTGAGGGTTATCGCAAGTGAATCAAACATAACATATTGAATTAAAATTCAGACGTATCAATTATGTTCATAAGCAGGAGATAattaaattttgagaaatgacCTTATCGGCATCTTTCTCATAAACTCCATAAAACACTTCTAGCAAGCCCTCTCTGATGTTAGGACTTATGCTGCGAATGTTTACATCAAGACGTCATGTTGCAATAAAGATAATCAAACTAtaatcaaggaaacaaataTTTTCTACAGGACTGCAGATAGAAAATACACCTTCCCATCATTCCAAAGTCATAGAAGATCAATCTTCCACCATTAACATCATCCACGGCTATATTTCCAGGATGCTGCAGAAGAAATTAAAGTACGCATGTTAGTCAACGAGCAAACAGTTCCCGAACAACAAGAGTGAGGAGCACTCACCGGGTCCGCATGGAAGAAGCCATGAGATAATATCTGCTCCAGGTAAGACTCAACAGCGTATCGACCTAATCTAATGTGAATTAACAAATAACAATAAGTGTTCCAGATAAGTGAAGATTAAAAAGACAATGTGTAATAAAGTTAGTGAGCTTAGAATTATACCTCTTGCGGTCAACACCCAACTGATCAAGAGCTTTTATCCTGTTTATTTTGATCCCCGGAACATATTCCATAACAAGAACCTATCAGCCATGGAACTCGTCAATAAACTACATAAAATATCTAAGACATAAAATTTCCATCTTTGACAATTCCTAAGTTCGAACCTGTGGAGTTGTGTACTCCCAATATATAGATGGAACTTTCACATAATCCATGTTTTTAAAATTATCTGCAAACTTCTCTGCATTAGCAGCTTCTTTAGTGTAGTCAATCTCCTGAAAATTGTTGCATCATAAATATTTTAGATACAAATTATGTTAATATATCGAGAAAATCACAACAGAATGTTggattgaataaataaataaatattatgtgTGTGCCTAAGTGTATGTGTTGCCATATCCCACATATAAGTTAGCCCACCTAAATTTTCGAACGAAACTTCTTACCTGGTATAAGACACTTGCACATTCATCGTATATGGCGACCCAGTCCCTTTTAGCACCATCTGATTTTGGATCTATTTTCTGGAGATATTCAGCTATCACCTGAGGAAGTAAGAAAATCAGAGCAATACACACCTCCTATGTTATTGTTTCAGAAGAACGAGATTCTTGTGCTCGGCAGCTCATGAAAAGCTGATTTAAGCCAAGAACTAGCATAAGGAACTGAGCACAATGAACAATCACAATCAAACTTACCCTCAAATTCTTAAGGTCTATGTCAAAAAGATCCTTCAATCCAGGTCTCTGTACTTTAATAACAACTTCCTGTCCCTTCAATTTTGCTCGGTGAACCTGACCTACAAATTGGAAACATTATTAGTGTGATAAATAAAACCTTCTCAGTTAATAGAATATTTACTAGCCTATCACATTGCGTCAAGGGTGAATTTGATATACCAAGACTTGCGGCAGCAATTGGCTCTCGGTCAAATCTGTCAAATATATCATCCACGGGAGATCCAAGCTCTTCCTCCACTATGGCTACAGCAGTTTCTGATGGAAAAGGAGGAACTTGATCCTGCATGAAGTAGCTAAGTAGATTACTTTCACTGACCTAATTTTATAATAGGCTAACTACTTCTCAAAAATAACTTCTTGATAACAAAAATGCAGAGGTAGTTGTGAAGGAAGAAGGCAGATAGATAGAGCCAAAAAGAGTGTTCAAATATGGTCTAATAGCAATGATGCTATAAttgtattttcttttacctTCATTGCTAAGTGAAATTCAGTAATTTAAGTTTAACTAAAACGAATTATGAGAAATTTCTTTGGCAAGCATGAAGTTTCACAAAAGTTATCTCTTATTGTAACACTAGAGGCAAATCTGTTGCAAATATGTTATAGTAGCTCCAACCTACAGACTTCAGTCGGATAGATGATTATAACAAGCATGACAGAATGTATATCTCAATTTAATATCTTTAGGGATATTGGTCACTCCCTAAAACCACAATCTTTAAAACTggtctaaaatatcacaaactttacattttgtttgttatttcccacggCGGATAATCACCATATCTGACTAACTTACGTGGCTTGTTATCCTATTTGGCACTACTAAATCAACGTGACTTTCTGCGTGGTTTTTTATTCTACTTGCAACAAACTTAAAAACTGGTCTAATATATCTTATATATTTCACGGTTAAACACGTAGAATAAGTTTTCGCCGAAAATATCAcatttgggttgggttgggaaATAACACACGAAATGTAATGTTCATGATATTTTAGACCAAATTTAAAGTTCTTATTTCGAAATACCAGAATTTGGCCAAAGTTCATGGTATTAGGAACCAATATCCTATTTCTTTAATAAGAAAGCACTAAGTATTCAAGGGATAAAATCCCAAGAAGTTGGAGTGGAGCATTACAAATTTCAGATAAATGAGTTTTACCTGGAGCTCTGACAATTGATCAACATATTCTTGAGGAAGTATGTCTACTCTTGTAGAGAACTGCTGACCAATTTTGATGAAAGTAGGACCCAGTCTCAAAATATTTTCCTTCAACCACTTGGCCAATACCTTCCGCCTCTGAGATTTCTTTTCCTCGGTCATTCCTCCTGCACATGGATGGGGCATCCCTTATGTAACATATAAGACAAGTTGGGGAGGGGGGGAGGGGGAGGGTCATCCTGTCCAAATTGTAGGTGAGCTTATTAACCAAAAACCACATCATAAGTAAAATGACAAACCATCCCACAGAAGAAGCATCCTGATTTGAACCAATGGTTCTTAAGGAATAGAAAATAGTAGCAAAAGCACATAAGTCCAAGAAACATTGCTTGCAGCAGCATATTGAGAAAGCTTGTCAACATTTTGGCATCTTTCTTTTGGTGGAAAAACACATTCACCACATACAAGTCTATTTTTGA
This sequence is a window from Salvia splendens isolate huo1 chromosome 14, SspV2, whole genome shotgun sequence. Protein-coding genes within it:
- the LOC121765342 gene encoding protein ACTIVITY OF BC1 COMPLEX KINASE 8, chloroplastic-like, translated to MATLSRNLTLLPDPVPVFLSLQNPSKILKLSPSRIHSFKPRGTIRISGTRIRAVRREESTLLDERDAELEIRLNRSVNGNGSGSSAYGNGSARSYANGSARVEEENENLVKYVNGNVAAKSGVEVVKIDKVISGKKKTVEEIGQEDAWFKRKEQDQVEVSVAPGGRWNRFKTYSTIQRTLEIWGFVLSFVFKAWLSNQKFSYRGGMTEEKKSQRRKVLAKWLKENILRLGPTFIKIGQQFSTRVDILPQEYVDQLSELQDQVPPFPSETAVAIVEEELGSPVDDIFDRFDREPIAAASLGQVHRAKLKGQEVVIKVQRPGLKDLFDIDLKNLRVIAEYLQKIDPKSDGAKRDWVAIYDECASVLYQEIDYTKEAANAEKFADNFKNMDYVKVPSIYWEYTTPQVLVMEYVPGIKINRIKALDQLGVDRKRLGRYAVESYLEQILSHGFFHADPHPGNIAVDDVNGGRLIFYDFGMMGSISPNIREGLLEVFYGVYEKDADKVLQAMFQMGVLVPTGDLTAVRRTAKFFLNSFEERLAAQRKERETATVELGFKKPLTKEEKIEKKKQRLAAIGEDLLAIAADQPFRFPATFTFVVRSFSVLDGIGKGLDPRFDITEIAKPYALELLKFREAGIEVIIKDFRKRWDRQARAFYNLFRQANRVEKLAEVIQRLEQGDLKLRVRALESERAFQRVATVQETIGNIVAAGSLINLATILYVNSIHVPATIAYVLCAFFGLKVLIGIVKVKKFDQRERLITGTT